The following proteins are co-located in the Methylocystis sp. IM3 genome:
- a CDS encoding 4Fe-4S dicluster domain-containing protein, with protein MNSAPDRSSPPRIPSPPCLKRRESQQRRQCEGFFNSLLELKTHFAFPEDAGSIAQAVERCFGVGLCRSLSDKRTMCPSFIATRDERHTTRGRAHLLFELFRAGALGGGWFNNNVKEALDLCLQCKGCKGDCPAKVDMATYKAEFLSHYYEANWRPRAAYFAGYVHRWGALCVTPSANPEFCDAGARPQCPSGEKLSRMSRL; from the coding sequence CTGAATAGCGCCCCAGACCGCTCGTCCCCGCCGCGCATTCCAAGCCCCCCTTGCCTGAAGCGAAGGGAATCACAACAGCGTCGTCAGTGCGAGGGGTTTTTCAACAGCCTGTTAGAGCTGAAGACGCATTTCGCCTTTCCAGAGGATGCAGGCTCCATCGCACAAGCGGTCGAGCGCTGCTTTGGCGTCGGACTCTGCCGAAGCCTATCGGACAAGCGGACCATGTGCCCGAGCTTTATCGCGACGCGCGATGAAAGACATACCACCAGGGGGCGCGCCCATTTGTTGTTCGAGCTCTTCCGAGCCGGCGCGCTCGGCGGCGGTTGGTTCAACAACAATGTGAAAGAAGCTCTGGATCTCTGTTTGCAATGCAAAGGCTGCAAGGGAGATTGTCCCGCAAAGGTTGACATGGCGACCTACAAGGCGGAATTCCTTTCTCACTATTACGAGGCGAATTGGCGCCCGCGCGCCGCTTATTTCGCTGGCTATGTGCATCGTTGGGGCGCCCTATGCGTCACCCCTAGCGCCAATCCTGAATTTTGCGACGCAGGCGCCCGGCCTCAGTGTCCGTCCGGAGAAAAGTTGAGTCGAATGAGTCGGTTATGA
- a CDS encoding IS91 family transposase gives MERPAIELADIFRRHGDAYRRDHAGRLGRGERRVMGAIAACRTAALGGHVEQCGDCGARRIAYNSCRNRHCPKCQGAARAAWLDARKAELLPAPYFHLVFTLPPAAAEVAFQNKRLLYAALMRAAAEATMTLAANPKRLGARIGLLAVLHTWGQTLTHHPHVHCVVPGGGVSLDGERWIVCKPGFFLPVKALARLFRRLFLATLEAAFDKGELGFFGELAPLCDPRAFAERIVALRKTDWIVYAKPPFGGPEQVLAYLARYTHRAAIANSRLVAAGDDNVAFSYKDYRRQGRRRIMRLSPDEFIRRFLLHVLPDGFHRIRHYGLLARGDREERLALCRRLAAAEHPVEPKVGTREDPATTAIGAAFPCPDCGGLMRRIGVVPPARPRPFRCDTS, from the coding sequence GTGGAGAGGCCGGCGATCGAGCTCGCCGACATCTTCCGCCGCCATGGCGATGCCTATCGTCGCGATCACGCCGGGCGTCTCGGCCGCGGCGAGCGACGCGTCATGGGCGCGATCGCGGCGTGCCGGACGGCGGCGCTCGGCGGCCATGTCGAGCAATGCGGCGATTGCGGCGCCAGACGCATCGCCTACAACTCCTGCCGGAACCGGCATTGCCCAAAATGCCAGGGCGCGGCGCGCGCCGCCTGGCTCGACGCGCGCAAGGCCGAGCTGCTGCCGGCGCCTTATTTCCATCTTGTCTTCACCCTGCCGCCGGCGGCGGCCGAGGTCGCCTTCCAGAACAAGAGGCTTCTCTACGCCGCGCTGATGCGCGCCGCCGCCGAGGCGACCATGACCCTCGCCGCAAATCCGAAGCGGCTCGGCGCCAGGATCGGCCTGCTCGCGGTTCTCCACACCTGGGGGCAGACGCTCACCCATCATCCCCATGTCCATTGCGTCGTCCCCGGCGGCGGCGTCTCGCTCGACGGCGAGCGCTGGATCGTTTGCAAGCCGGGCTTCTTCCTGCCGGTGAAGGCGCTGGCGCGCTTGTTCCGCCGATTGTTCCTCGCCACCCTGGAGGCGGCGTTCGACAAAGGCGAGCTTGGCTTTTTCGGCGAGTTGGCGCCGCTTTGCGATCCACGCGCTTTCGCCGAGCGCATCGTTGCGCTGCGCAAGACCGATTGGATCGTCTACGCCAAGCCGCCTTTCGGCGGCCCTGAGCAGGTGCTCGCCTATCTCGCGCGCTACACTCACCGCGCAGCGATCGCCAATTCGAGGCTGGTCGCAGCTGGCGACGACAACGTCGCTTTCTCTTACAAGGACTATCGCCGCCAGGGGCGCCGTCGGATCATGCGCCTTTCGCCCGACGAGTTTATTCGCCGCTTTCTGCTGCATGTGCTCCCCGACGGCTTTCACCGCATCCGCCATTATGGCCTTCTGGCCAGGGGCGACCGCGAGGAGCGGCTCGCGCTCTGTCGTCGGCTCGCCGCCGCCGAACATCCGGTCGAGCCGAAGGTCGGCACCCGCGAGGATCCGGCGACCACCGCAATTGGCGCCGCCTTCCCATGCCCCGACTGCGGCGGACTCATGCGCCGCATCGGCGTCGTTCCGCCCGCGAGGCCTCGACCGTTCCGATGCGACACGTCATGA
- a CDS encoding 3-hydroxyacyl-CoA dehydrogenase NAD-binding domain-containing protein: MAGTVWSALQGRELEMGPGIAPSWKGKNWLLKRDADDVAWLILDRAGESVNTLSEAVLSELDECLGQLEARPAKGLVLRSGKRSGFIAGADIADLRGMRDAKKIKVRLNRAAAVVNRLDALAFPTVAVIHGFCLGGGLELALACDYRLALRGASFVFPEIKLGLHPGLGGTARLTRLIDPLEAMTMMLTGRSISPPKAKAVGLVDLVTEERHILAAARAAVAGKIKRSGGGLRARALSLAPVRKYAAEKMRAKTQEKARQEHYPAPYALIDLWARHGGAADLFQKERESFADLLVGDTAQNLIRVFFLHEKLKKLAADHSDLRHVHVIGAGVMGGDIAAWCALKGLEVSISDLDHTGLAKIAKRASDLFSRKLDAPAERRHALDRLILDFNNLGVERADIVIEAVPERLDIKHDVFRAMEPRMRREAVLATNTSSIPLEELRQGLQRPDRLVGLHFFNPVASLELVELVRHDQSSDDAVARARSFCGRIDRLPASVASAPGFLVNRALTPYLLEALTMLDEDVWPETIDEAALRFGMPMGPAEVADRVGLDICLEVADRLKESVDLLPEVPTWLRDKVKKGELGLKSGKGLYEYSAGKPKKRDAAPEPDDAMTDRLVLPLVNACVECLRKGIVADQDLIDVAMIFATGFAPFRGGPLHYAKTRGAEAVVTALQGLSQKHGSRFAPDAGWAALGESFDPIS; this comes from the coding sequence ATGGCTGGCACGGTCTGGTCTGCGCTTCAAGGGCGAGAATTGGAGATGGGGCCGGGGATCGCGCCGTCCTGGAAAGGCAAGAACTGGCTGTTGAAGCGAGACGCGGACGACGTCGCCTGGCTGATCTTGGACCGCGCGGGGGAGAGCGTAAACACGCTCTCCGAGGCCGTCCTGTCGGAACTCGATGAATGTCTCGGCCAGCTCGAGGCCCGGCCAGCTAAGGGGCTTGTCTTGCGATCTGGCAAGCGCTCCGGCTTCATCGCCGGCGCCGACATCGCTGATTTACGTGGGATGCGAGACGCGAAGAAAATAAAGGTCCGCCTCAATCGGGCCGCAGCTGTCGTCAACAGGCTGGACGCCCTCGCATTTCCGACCGTCGCCGTGATCCATGGGTTTTGCCTAGGCGGCGGACTGGAGCTCGCGCTCGCCTGCGACTATCGCCTGGCCCTGAGGGGAGCATCCTTCGTATTTCCGGAAATCAAGCTCGGCCTTCACCCAGGCCTTGGCGGCACGGCGCGCCTCACGCGGTTGATCGATCCTTTGGAAGCGATGACGATGATGCTCACGGGCAGATCGATCTCACCCCCCAAGGCGAAAGCGGTCGGGCTCGTTGATCTCGTCACCGAGGAGCGTCACATCCTGGCGGCCGCGCGGGCGGCGGTCGCCGGCAAAATCAAACGGTCGGGCGGAGGATTGAGAGCGCGTGCGCTTTCATTGGCGCCAGTCCGAAAATACGCCGCTGAAAAGATGCGCGCCAAAACTCAAGAGAAAGCGCGGCAGGAGCACTATCCCGCGCCTTACGCGCTCATCGATCTCTGGGCGCGGCACGGCGGAGCGGCGGATCTGTTCCAAAAGGAGCGCGAATCATTTGCCGATCTCCTCGTTGGCGATACCGCACAAAATCTCATCCGCGTTTTTTTCTTGCACGAGAAACTGAAGAAGCTTGCGGCAGACCACTCTGATTTGCGTCATGTGCACGTCATCGGAGCCGGCGTGATGGGGGGCGATATCGCCGCATGGTGCGCGCTGAAAGGATTAGAAGTTTCGATCAGCGACCTGGATCATACTGGTCTCGCCAAGATCGCCAAGCGAGCGAGCGACCTTTTCTCGCGCAAGCTCGACGCCCCCGCCGAGAGACGGCACGCGCTTGATCGTCTCATCCTTGATTTCAATAATCTTGGAGTAGAGCGCGCCGATATCGTCATCGAGGCCGTGCCAGAGCGTCTCGACATCAAGCATGATGTGTTCCGGGCCATGGAGCCGCGCATGAGGCGCGAGGCGGTATTAGCGACGAACACGTCGAGCATTCCTCTCGAGGAACTGCGGCAAGGGCTCCAGCGGCCCGACCGCTTGGTCGGTCTGCATTTCTTCAATCCGGTCGCCAGCCTCGAACTGGTTGAACTTGTCCGCCACGATCAATCGAGCGACGACGCGGTCGCTAGAGCACGGTCTTTCTGCGGGCGCATCGACCGCCTCCCGGCGTCGGTTGCGAGCGCGCCCGGTTTTCTCGTCAACCGTGCGCTCACACCCTACCTTCTCGAGGCGCTCACCATGTTAGACGAAGACGTATGGCCTGAAACCATCGACGAAGCCGCCTTGCGTTTCGGCATGCCCATGGGGCCAGCCGAGGTCGCCGACCGTGTCGGACTGGATATTTGTCTCGAGGTCGCCGACAGACTGAAAGAGTCCGTTGATCTCTTGCCGGAGGTCCCGACCTGGTTGCGCGACAAGGTAAAAAAAGGCGAGCTCGGGCTCAAATCTGGCAAGGGCCTTTACGAATATTCGGCCGGCAAGCCGAAAAAGCGCGACGCCGCGCCAGAGCCCGACGACGCCATGACCGACCGGCTCGTTTTGCCTCTTGTGAATGCTTGCGTCGAGTGTCTTCGAAAGGGAATCGTAGCTGATCAGGATCTCATCGACGTGGCGATGATCTTTGCAACTGGCTTTGCGCCTTTCCGAGGCGGGCCTTTGCACTATGCCAAAACACGCGGTGCAGAGGCCGTTGTCACCGCTTTGCAAGGATTATCGCAAAAGCACGGCTCTCGGTTTGCCCCAGATGCGGGTTGGGCGGCTCTGGGCGAGTCCTTTGACCCTATATCATGA
- a CDS encoding (Fe-S)-binding protein, with product MNVIARFHAKATLPKLAPASFEAWFKRRKPTVRGANRRVLLWPDTLSNYFAPQTAQAAVRVLEAAGYEVEIPTERLCCGRPLYESGLLDQAKEVLCKTLKSIENDIEAGIPVIGLEPSCVSVFRDELTNLLPNDPLATRLASQTKLLCEFLADDASFTPSNLHGKAVIHRAEIAMERALTLLWQFRFDGLGE from the coding sequence GTGAATGTTATTGCCCGGTTTCACGCCAAAGCCACGCTTCCAAAGCTGGCGCCCGCTTCGTTCGAGGCCTGGTTTAAGAGGCGTAAACCTACCGTGAGAGGAGCAAATCGGCGCGTCTTACTGTGGCCCGACACGCTCAGCAATTATTTCGCGCCACAAACCGCTCAAGCAGCGGTGCGTGTGCTCGAAGCCGCCGGCTATGAAGTGGAAATCCCGACGGAAAGATTGTGTTGTGGTCGACCCCTCTACGAGTCCGGCCTTCTCGATCAGGCCAAAGAGGTGTTATGCAAAACCCTGAAGTCCATTGAGAACGATATAGAAGCAGGCATACCGGTGATTGGGTTGGAGCCAAGCTGTGTCTCCGTTTTTCGAGACGAACTGACGAATCTTCTTCCGAACGATCCGCTTGCCACGCGCCTCGCCTCGCAAACTAAATTACTTTGCGAGTTCCTGGCCGACGACGCCAGTTTCACTCCGTCGAATCTCCACGGAAAAGCGGTGATTCATCGCGCCGAAATCGCGATGGAGCGGGCGCTAACACTACTTTGGCAGTTTAGGTTTGACGGTTTGGGTGAGTAG
- a CDS encoding IS5 family transposase (programmed frameshift) yields the protein MWTHETRCRYDRSKLRYPSDLTDAEWRFVRPLIPPARRGGGKRTVNIREVVNGLMYVLSTGCQWRAIPKDFPPRSTVYGYFDLWTYDGTLERIHHALYVRCREAEGREASPTAAVIDSQSVKSAEKGGAISIRMAMMPGKKVKGKKRHILVDTIGLLLHAVVHSADIQDRDGGILVLSTLFGKFPFLQKMFADGGYQGPQFREAQKKALPGLVTEIVKRSDRAKGFEILPRRWVVERTLSWLGRCRRLAKDWENLNRKALAFLHLASIRLMLRRLCNQS from the exons ATGTGGACGCACGAAACTCGCTGCCGTTATGATCGTAGCAAATTGCGCTATCCTAGCGATCTGACGGACGCGGAATGGCGATTTGTCAGACCTCTGATACCGCCTGCAAGGCGTGGCGGCGGCAAGCGCACGGTGAACATACGCGAGGTGGTCAATGGCCTGATGTATGTCCTATCAACCGGCTGTCAGTGGCGCGCGATCCCGAAGGACTTCCCACCGAGAAGCACAGTTTACGGCTATTTTGATCTCTGGACATATGACGGAACGTTGGAGCGTATCCACCACGCGCTTTACGTCAGGTGTCGGGAAGCAGAAGGGCGCGAAGCCAGTCCGACTGCCGCGGTCATCGACAGCCAAAGCGTGAAGAGCGCTGAAAAAGGGGGAGCTATATCGATCCGCATGGCTATGATGC CGGGCAAGAAGGTCAAAGGCAAAAAGCGGCATATTCTCGTCGATACGATAGGCTTGCTGCTTCACGCCGTCGTTCACAGCGCGGACATTCAAGACCGCGATGGCGGCATTCTCGTCTTGAGCACGTTATTTGGAAAATTTCCATTTCTTCAAAAGATGTTCGCCGATGGCGGCTATCAGGGTCCACAATTTCGCGAGGCGCAGAAGAAAGCCTTGCCGGGTCTTGTGACAGAAATCGTCAAGCGTTCTGATAGAGCCAAAGGATTCGAGATCTTGCCCAGGCGTTGGGTTGTTGAGCGAACTTTATCCTGGCTGGGCCGCTGCCGCCGATTGGCCAAGGATTGGGAAAATCTCAATCGAAAGGCGCTCGCTTTCTTGCACCTCGCCTCCATTCGCCTCATGCTCAGAAGGCTCTGTAATCAATCATGA
- a CDS encoding FAD-binding oxidoreductase, whose translation MKAADVSRAISRGSVRELAHRLQSSVEGEVLFDDASRALYTHDLSIYRHVPVGVVIPRHKDDVVATVDACHEHDVPILGRGCGTSLSGQACNVAVVIDFSKYMNRVLDIDPHSRTARVEPGVILDDLRNAAEQHGLTFAPDPATHEYCTLGGMIGNNSCGAHSVMGGKTVDNTCELEIITYGGERLRVGETAQDAFAQIVRAGGRKSEIYAKLKALIDAVSE comes from the coding sequence GTGAAAGCTGCCGACGTTTCACGCGCAATCAGCCGTGGCAGTGTGCGGGAGCTTGCCCACCGCTTGCAATCTTCCGTCGAAGGAGAAGTGCTATTTGACGATGCAAGTCGCGCGCTCTACACACACGACCTTTCCATTTATCGCCATGTGCCGGTCGGGGTGGTGATCCCTCGGCATAAGGATGATGTGGTTGCGACTGTTGACGCATGCCACGAACATGACGTTCCGATCCTCGGCCGCGGCTGCGGCACCAGCCTATCCGGCCAAGCCTGCAATGTCGCCGTTGTCATCGACTTTTCGAAATATATGAACAGGGTGCTTGATATTGACCCGCACAGTCGCACGGCGCGGGTTGAGCCGGGGGTTATTCTCGATGATCTCCGCAACGCCGCCGAACAGCACGGTCTGACATTCGCGCCGGATCCAGCCACCCACGAATATTGCACGCTGGGCGGGATGATCGGAAATAACAGCTGCGGAGCCCACTCGGTCATGGGCGGCAAAACCGTCGATAACACCTGCGAGCTTGAAATCATAACCTATGGCGGCGAACGGCTAAGGGTTGGAGAAACGGCTCAGGATGCATTTGCCCAAATCGTCCGCGCTGGCGGCCGAAAGAGCGAGATCTACGCGAAACTCAAGGCTCTGATAGATGCCGTGTCCGAGTAG
- a CDS encoding IS110 family transposase, whose protein sequence is MQVGANRHETPNAIRIDIGAIFISMELSRSTWLITSLSPGSDEKMSKHAVPAGDIVALLARFSDLRQKAPARTGKSFPIVVIQEAGLDGFWIHRVLEREGIESHVVDPASIATSRRRRRAKTDRIDGEAPLRALLAHKRGEPRVCAMINAPTPEDEDRRRLCRERKVLTNERVSHINRIKGLLFSQGVSGYEPLRRDRRRRVEELKTGDGRPLPPHLKAQITRELDRLELLLEQIKAVETERDTLLATQKRVAAPEPAAMLLTIKGIGPEFAAVLWSEGLFRHFDNRRQVASYAGLAPTPWQSGSVDHEQGVSKAGNPRLRTTLIQLSWLWLRHQPYSALAVWFKERVRRNSGRLKKTTIVALARKLLVALWKCVTSGVVIEGAVMKAA, encoded by the coding sequence ATGCAAGTTGGAGCTAATCGACACGAAACGCCGAACGCTATCCGCATCGATATTGGCGCGATTTTCATCTCAATGGAATTGAGCCGTTCAACCTGGTTGATCACATCGCTGTCGCCGGGCAGTGACGAGAAGATGTCGAAGCACGCTGTGCCTGCTGGGGACATCGTCGCGCTGTTGGCGCGCTTTTCGGACCTCAGACAGAAGGCGCCGGCGCGAACTGGAAAATCCTTCCCGATCGTCGTCATTCAGGAAGCCGGGTTGGACGGCTTCTGGATTCATCGAGTGCTGGAGAGAGAAGGGATTGAAAGCCATGTCGTCGATCCGGCCTCGATCGCGACATCACGTCGGCGCCGACGGGCGAAAACCGACAGGATCGATGGCGAGGCGCCGCTTCGCGCGCTGCTGGCGCACAAGCGCGGCGAGCCTCGGGTGTGCGCGATGATCAACGCGCCGACCCCCGAGGACGAAGACCGCCGACGTCTTTGTCGCGAGCGCAAGGTGCTAACCAACGAGCGCGTTTCGCACATCAACAGGATCAAAGGATTGCTGTTCTCGCAGGGCGTATCCGGTTACGAGCCGCTGCGTCGCGATCGACGACGACGGGTCGAAGAGCTGAAGACGGGCGATGGCCGTCCATTGCCGCCGCATCTCAAGGCTCAAATCACTCGTGAACTTGATCGGCTCGAGCTCCTGCTTGAGCAGATCAAGGCGGTGGAGACCGAGCGGGATACGCTGCTTGCCACGCAAAAACGAGTCGCGGCGCCAGAACCGGCGGCAATGTTGCTCACCATCAAAGGTATCGGTCCAGAGTTCGCCGCCGTCCTCTGGTCGGAAGGGCTATTCCGGCATTTCGACAATCGACGCCAGGTCGCTTCTTATGCGGGCTTAGCGCCGACACCCTGGCAGAGTGGATCGGTCGATCACGAACAAGGCGTGTCTAAAGCCGGCAATCCGCGATTGCGAACAACGCTCATTCAGTTGTCCTGGCTATGGCTTCGGCATCAGCCATATTCGGCGCTGGCCGTGTGGTTCAAAGAGCGGGTCAGGCGCAACAGTGGCCGCCTCAAAAAAACGACTATCGTGGCATTGGCGCGAAAACTGCTGGTGGCGCTGTGGAAATGTGTGACCTCCGGCGTCGTCATTGAGGGAGCCGTGATGAAAGCCGCCTGA
- a CDS encoding IS5 family transposase has protein sequence MRGGDERSGALFSYVDMEARVPQAHPLRVIRDLANQALAALAGEFSALYASTGRPSIPPEKLLRAMLLQAFYSIRSERQLMERLDFDLLFRWFVGLGIDDSVWDHSTFSKNRDRLLDGDIAAKFLAAVLAQPRVKRLLSNDHFSVDGTLIEAWASMKSFTPKSAGEGEANQTDDPPSGDGGSRNREADFHGEKRSNDTHASTSDPDARLYRKGAGKEAKLCFIGHALMENRNALFVDACLTKADGHAERVAALHMIEPRADRPRRITLAADKGYDAEDFVNELRSMRVTPHVAQNVSGRSSAIDGRTTRHGGYGLSQRIRKQIEEGFGWIKTVAGQEKTKFRGCDRVGFAFTFAAAAYNLVRLPKLLAAA, from the coding sequence ATGCGCGGCGGGGACGAGCGGTCTGGGGCGCTATTCAGCTATGTGGACATGGAGGCGCGCGTTCCGCAAGCGCATCCCTTGCGAGTCATCCGCGACCTAGCGAACCAGGCACTCGCCGCTCTTGCCGGGGAATTTTCGGCGCTCTACGCCTCGACAGGCCGGCCCTCCATCCCGCCGGAGAAGCTGCTGCGCGCGATGCTGCTGCAAGCCTTCTACTCGATCCGCTCGGAGCGCCAGCTCATGGAGCGGCTCGATTTCGACTTATTGTTTCGCTGGTTCGTGGGGCTCGGGATCGACGATTCCGTCTGGGATCATTCGACCTTCTCCAAGAATCGCGACCGGCTGCTCGATGGCGACATCGCGGCGAAGTTTCTTGCCGCCGTGCTGGCGCAGCCGCGTGTGAAGCGGCTTTTGAGCAACGATCATTTCTCTGTCGATGGCACGCTGATCGAGGCTTGGGCGTCCATGAAGAGCTTCACGCCGAAGAGCGCGGGCGAAGGCGAGGCGAACCAAACGGACGATCCACCTTCGGGCGACGGCGGATCGCGCAACCGCGAAGCGGATTTCCATGGCGAGAAGCGTTCGAACGACACACATGCTTCAACGAGCGATCCGGACGCACGGCTTTATCGCAAGGGCGCTGGCAAGGAGGCGAAGCTGTGTTTCATCGGTCATGCGCTGATGGAGAACCGTAACGCTCTTTTCGTCGATGCCTGCCTGACGAAAGCCGACGGCCACGCCGAACGCGTCGCTGCGCTGCATATGATCGAGCCGCGGGCCGACCGGCCGAGGCGGATCACACTCGCGGCCGACAAGGGCTACGACGCCGAGGACTTCGTCAACGAGTTGCGCTCGATGCGGGTTACGCCGCATGTGGCGCAGAATGTGAGCGGCCGGTCATCTGCGATCGATGGGCGCACGACGCGGCATGGCGGCTACGGGCTCAGCCAGCGCATCCGCAAGCAGATTGAGGAGGGCTTCGGCTGGATCAAGACAGTCGCCGGGCAGGAGAAAACCAAGTTTCGAGGCTGCGACAGGGTGGGCTTCGCTTTCACCTTCGCGGCAGCCGCCTATAATCTGGTCAGGCTACCGAAGCTGCTCGCCGCAGCGTGA
- a CDS encoding FAD-binding oxidoreductase, whose protein sequence is MLLIGYPDWGTAGDHAPEILQTGPIALEGFDIRVLENLKRKDEDPPGRRLLPEGRLKLLAEFGGETQGEATARAHAALGELKRGSDKADMRAFSDPADQRAIWIIREADLGASRLPGKEDTWPSWEDTAVSVEKLGAYLRDFQKLINRYQYRCTLYGHFGQGCVHTRFNFDLKSEPGVAKFRRFMQDGADLVSAYGGSLSGEHGDGQLKAELLDRMYGPDLLQAFRDFKAIWDPDWKLNPGKVVDPYPLDDNLRTGPDYQPLAGC, encoded by the coding sequence TTGCTGCTCATCGGCTACCCGGATTGGGGCACGGCGGGAGACCACGCACCCGAAATTCTGCAAACCGGGCCAATTGCGCTCGAAGGGTTCGATATCAGGGTTCTCGAAAATCTCAAGCGCAAAGACGAGGATCCTCCGGGACGCAGGCTGCTGCCCGAGGGCAGGCTGAAGCTGCTTGCCGAGTTTGGCGGAGAAACCCAAGGTGAGGCGACAGCCCGGGCCCATGCTGCGCTGGGCGAGCTGAAGAGAGGCAGCGACAAAGCGGACATGCGCGCCTTCAGCGATCCCGCCGACCAACGAGCGATCTGGATCATTCGCGAAGCAGACCTCGGCGCGAGCCGCCTGCCGGGGAAGGAAGATACGTGGCCTTCTTGGGAAGATACGGCGGTCTCCGTTGAAAAGCTTGGAGCCTATCTGAGAGACTTCCAAAAACTGATCAATCGCTATCAGTATCGATGCACGCTGTACGGCCATTTCGGGCAAGGCTGCGTTCACACGAGATTCAACTTTGATCTGAAGAGCGAGCCGGGCGTTGCGAAGTTTCGTCGGTTCATGCAGGACGGAGCCGATCTCGTTTCGGCCTATGGCGGTTCGCTGTCCGGGGAGCATGGCGACGGCCAATTAAAAGCGGAACTCCTTGATCGAATGTATGGGCCGGACCTTTTGCAGGCGTTCCGAGACTTCAAAGCGATCTGGGACCCTGATTGGAAACTCAACCCCGGCAAAGTTGTGGATCCTTATCCGCTCGATGACAATCTCCGCACGGGCCCCGATTACCAACCCTTAGCAGGCTGTTGA
- a CDS encoding acetyl-CoA C-acetyltransferase, which yields MKRPVYIIDGARTPFIKARGRPGPFTPVDLAVQCGRPLLLRHPSVAAAIDLVILGCVNVIAEEVNPARVAALRLGLGEDMVAFTVQINCGSGMQSIDTAYRYIQDGAADVILAGGAEALSHSPLVLRREAVEWFGRFSAAKTIWDKAKRLGELRPRFMKPIIGLERGLTDPIVGLNMGQTAELLAHLFAISRQDADRYAVESHRRLAHAQEAGLLMGEVVPMADRDGKLYEKDDGVRPDTSVEKLAGLSPAFEKPYGKVTPGNSSQITDGASWIILASETAVAEHKLDALARIVDSEWSALDPSIMGLAPTLCATALLERNGLAREDVDLWEINEAFAAQILACLAAWEDESYCKTVLGLQTTFGRIECDRLNVDGGAISLGHPVGASGNRITLHLAKALKRLNFRRGLATECIGGGQGGAMLLEAA from the coding sequence GTGAAGCGGCCGGTCTATATCATCGACGGCGCGCGCACGCCCTTTATCAAGGCGCGCGGGCGGCCCGGGCCGTTCACGCCCGTCGATCTCGCAGTGCAATGCGGCCGGCCGTTGCTGTTGCGCCACCCGTCCGTGGCAGCGGCCATCGACTTGGTCATCCTCGGGTGCGTTAACGTGATCGCCGAGGAAGTGAACCCGGCCCGCGTCGCCGCGCTGCGTCTTGGCCTCGGCGAAGACATGGTCGCGTTCACGGTGCAGATCAACTGCGGCTCTGGCATGCAATCGATCGACACGGCCTATCGCTACATCCAGGACGGGGCCGCCGACGTCATTCTTGCTGGAGGCGCCGAAGCCCTCTCGCATTCGCCGCTGGTCCTGCGGCGGGAGGCTGTCGAATGGTTCGGTCGATTTTCGGCGGCAAAAACGATCTGGGACAAGGCCAAGCGGCTCGGCGAGCTGCGGCCACGTTTTATGAAGCCCATCATTGGGCTAGAGCGAGGGCTGACCGATCCGATCGTGGGTTTGAATATGGGGCAGACGGCTGAGCTTCTCGCGCATCTATTCGCCATCTCGCGCCAAGACGCGGATCGCTACGCGGTCGAGAGCCACAGGCGCTTGGCGCATGCCCAGGAGGCCGGCCTGCTCATGGGGGAGGTCGTCCCGATGGCGGACAGGGACGGGAAGCTCTACGAGAAGGACGACGGCGTGCGTCCCGACACCTCGGTCGAGAAGCTGGCCGGGCTTTCGCCAGCGTTTGAGAAGCCGTACGGAAAGGTCACTCCTGGCAATAGCTCGCAGATTACCGATGGCGCCTCCTGGATAATCCTTGCCTCCGAGACGGCAGTCGCGGAGCACAAGCTCGATGCGCTGGCGCGCATCGTCGATTCCGAATGGTCCGCGCTCGACCCGTCGATCATGGGACTGGCGCCGACGCTCTGCGCGACTGCGCTTCTCGAACGCAACGGTCTCGCCCGCGAAGATGTCGACCTCTGGGAGATCAATGAGGCGTTTGCGGCGCAGATCCTCGCCTGCCTCGCCGCATGGGAAGACGAGAGCTACTGCAAAACCGTGCTGGGCCTCCAAACGACCTTCGGCCGGATCGAGTGCGACCGTCTCAATGTCGACGGCGGAGCCATCAGCCTCGGTCACCCTGTTGGCGCCAGCGGCAACCGCATCACGCTGCACCTCGCCAAAGCGCTGAAGCGCCTCAACTTCAGGCGCGGGCTCGCGACGGAGTGCATCGGCGGCGGGCAGGGGGGAGCCATGTTGCTCGAAGCAGCCTGA